The Clupea harengus chromosome 6, Ch_v2.0.2, whole genome shotgun sequence genome contains a region encoding:
- the LOC105908106 gene encoding carnitine O-palmitoyltransferase 1, liver isoform-like isoform X2 has protein sequence MAEAHQAVAFQFTVSPEGIDLQLSHEALRQIYLSGVYSWKKRFVRFKNGVLTGVYPGSPTGLMLVLAGHIGRAKYFQADPSLGLFSLLENHLPISRYMSPETQQLVGGVLVGTGLWVGIFFVMRTGLKALLSWHGWMHVARGTIPLKVRLWMVLVRLFSGQRNPMLYDFQTSLPRLPLPSVKDTMRRYLESVRPLLSDDEYSRMEGLSKDFEKNLGPRLQWYLRLKAWWSTNYVSDWWEEYIYLRGRGPIMVNSNYYAMDFLYVFPTHRQAARAGNAIHLIMLYRRQLDRAQIKPLFALRNLVPLCSAQFERLFNTTRIPDKERDMLQHHTNSKHIVVYHKGRYFKVWMFYDGRLLMPREIEQQMECILADDSPPQDGEEELAALTAGDRVPWACARDAYFRHGRNRQALDAVEKAAFFVTLDDTEQRYDAEKPLESLGNYAKSLLHGKCHDRWFDKTFNLIVFKNGTMGLNAEHSWADAPIIGHLWEHVLSSDPIKLGYTEEGHCNGTPHANMPGPMRLQWSIPTECQTMISNSLVRAKALADDVDIIIIPFHDFGKGLIKKCRTSPDAFIQIALQLAHFRDKGRFCLTYEASMTRLYREGRTETVRSCTVETCAFVRAMIDNEPKEKMMQLLKQAAEKHQQKYREAMTGKGIDRHLFCLYVVSKYLGEDSDFLKEVLSQPWSLSTSQTPLQQVDLFDLAKYPEYVSSGGGFGPVADNGYGVSYVIIGENLINFHISSKHSSAETDSKRFGDNIKKAMLDILGLFNLEAKPLK, from the exons ATGGCAGAAGCACATCAGGCTGTGGCCTTCCAGTTCACTGTCTCACCAGAGGGCATCGACCTCCAGCTGAGCCATGAGGCCCTCAGGCAGATCTACCTCTCTGGCGTGTACTCCTGGAAGAAGAGGTTTGTTCGCTTCAAG aaTGGGGTCCTGACAGGTGTGTACCCAGGGAGCCCCACTGGCTTAATGCTCGTGCTGGCAGGGCACATAGGCAGAGCCAAGTATTTCCAAGCAGATCCTTCACTGGGCCTTTTCAGTCTCCTGGAGAACCACCTCCCTATCAG caggtACATGTCCCCTGAGACCCAGCAGCTGGTGGGGGGTGTGTTGGTGGGCACAGGCCTGTGGGTGGGGATCTTCTTCGTCATGAGGACGGGGCTGAAGGCGCTGCTCTCCTGGCACGGCTGGATGCATGTGGCACGGGGCACCATACCTTTGAAAGTCCGCCTCTGGATG GTTCTGGTGCGGCTCTTCTCTGGTCAACGCAACCCCATGCTCTACGACTTCCAGACGTCTCTGCCGCGGTTGCCCTTGCCTTCTGTGAAGGACACCATGAGAAGG TATCTGGAGTCTGTGCGGCCCCTGTTGTCTGATGATGAGTATTCGCGGATGGAGGGATTGTCCAAAGACTTTGAGAAGAATCTGGGGCCACGTCTGCAGTGGTACCTGCGCCTCAAGGCCTGGTGGTCCACTAACTAT GTGAGTGATTGGTGGGAGGAGTACATCTACCTCAGAGGCCGGGGCCCCATCATGGTCAACAGCAACTACTATGCAATG GACTTCCTGTATGTGTTCCCTACTCACCGGCAGGCAGCAAGGGCGGGAAATGCCATCCATCTCATCATGCTGTACCGCAGGCAACTGGACCGCGCTCAGATCAAACCG CTCTTTGCGCTGAGGAACCTGGTtccgctctgctctgcccaGTTTGAGCGCTTGTTTAACACCACACGCATTCCCGACAAGGAAAGGG ATATGCTGCAGCACCACACGAACAGCAAGCATATCGTGGTGTACCACAAGGGGCGCTATTTCAAAGTCTGGATGTTCTATGATGGCCGTCTGCTGATGCCCAGAGAGATCGAGCAGCAGATGGAGTGCATCCTGGCCGACGACTCTCCCCCCCAGGACGGAGAGGAGGAGCTGGCCGCTCTCACTGCCGGAGACAG GGTGCCATGGGCCTGTGCTCGTGATGCCTACTTCAGACATGGACGCAACCGTCAGGCGTTAGATGCCGTGGAAAAGGCTGCTTTCTTTGTCACCCTTGACGACACTGAGCAGCGTTATGATGCGGAGAAGCCACTGGAGTCATTGGGCAACTACGCCAAGTCCCTTCTTCATGGGAAGTGCCACGACAG gtggTTTGATAAGACCTTCAACCTGATCGTCTTCAAGAATGGAACTATGGGACTGAACGCAGAGCACAGCTGGGCAGACGCTCCCATCATAGGACACCTGTGGGag CATGTGTTATCCAGTGACCCCATCAAACTGGGCTACACAGAAGAAGGACACTGCAATGGCACCCCCCACGCCAACATGCCTGGCCCCATGCGTCTGCAGTGGAGCATACCAACTGAG TGCCAGACCATGATCAGTAACTCTCTGGTGAGGGCCAAGGCGCTGGCTGATGATGtcgacatcatcatcatcccgtTCCACGACTTTGGGAAGGGTCTGATCAAGAAGTGCAGGACCAGCCCTGACGCCTTCATTCAGATAGCTCTGCAGCTGGCCCACTTtagg GATAAAGGGCGTTTCTGTCTGACGTATGAGGCCTCCATGACGCGCCTCTACAGGGAGGGCCGCACTGAGACTGTCCGCTCCTGCACCGTCGAAACCTGTGCCTTCGTCCGCGCCATGATCGACAAcgagcct AAGGAGAAGATGATGCAGCTTCTGAAGCAGGCAGCAGAAAAGCACCAGCAGAAGTACCGTGAGGCCATGACGGGGAAGGGCATCGACCGCCACCTCTTCTGCCTCTACGTCGTCTCCAAATACCTGGGCGAGGACTCCGACTTCCTTAAAGAG GTCCTGAGTCAGCCGTGGAGTCTCTCCACCAGTCAGACTCCACTGCAGCAGGTGGATCTGTTTGACCTGGCCAAGTACCCTGAGTATGTGTCCAGTGGAGGAGGCTTTGGACCG GTGGCAGATAATGGCTATGGAGTGTCATACGTGATCATTGGTGAGAACCTCATCAACTTCCACATCTCCAGCAAACATTCAAGCGCGGAAACG GACTCCAAGCGGTTTGGCGACAACATCAAGAAGGCCATGTTGGACATCCTGGGCCTGTTCAATCTGGAAGCAAAGCCTCTTAAGTga
- the LOC105908106 gene encoding carnitine O-palmitoyltransferase 1, liver isoform-like isoform X1 — protein MAEAHQAVAFQFTVSPEGIDLQLSHEALRQIYLSGVYSWKKRFVRFKNGVLTGVYPGSPTGLMLVLAGHIGRAKYFQADPSLGLFSLLENHLPISRYMSPETQQLVGGVLVGTGLWVGIFFVMRTGLKALLSWHGWMHVARGTIPLKVRLWMVLVRLFSGQRNPMLYDFQTSLPRLPLPSVKDTMRRYLESVRPLLSDDEYSRMEGLSKDFEKNLGPRLQWYLRLKAWWSTNYVSDWWEEYIYLRGRGPIMVNSNYYAMDFLYVFPTHRQAARAGNAIHLIMLYRRQLDRAQIKPLMLQNTIPMCSSQYERMFNTSRVPASPDGDMLQHHTNSKHIVVYHKGRYFKVWMFYDGRLLMPREIEQQMECILADDSPPQDGEEELAALTAGDRVPWACARDAYFRHGRNRQALDAVEKAAFFVTLDDTEQRYDAEKPLESLGNYAKSLLHGKCHDRWFDKTFNLIVFKNGTMGLNAEHSWADAPIIGHLWEHVLSSDPIKLGYTEEGHCNGTPHANMPGPMRLQWSIPTECQTMISNSLVRAKALADDVDIIIIPFHDFGKGLIKKCRTSPDAFIQIALQLAHFRDKGRFCLTYEASMTRLYREGRTETVRSCTVETCAFVRAMIDNEPKEKMMQLLKQAAEKHQQKYREAMTGKGIDRHLFCLYVVSKYLGEDSDFLKEVLSQPWSLSTSQTPLQQVDLFDLAKYPEYVSSGGGFGPVADNGYGVSYVIIGENLINFHISSKHSSAETDSKRFGDNIKKAMLDILGLFNLEAKPLK, from the exons ATGGCAGAAGCACATCAGGCTGTGGCCTTCCAGTTCACTGTCTCACCAGAGGGCATCGACCTCCAGCTGAGCCATGAGGCCCTCAGGCAGATCTACCTCTCTGGCGTGTACTCCTGGAAGAAGAGGTTTGTTCGCTTCAAG aaTGGGGTCCTGACAGGTGTGTACCCAGGGAGCCCCACTGGCTTAATGCTCGTGCTGGCAGGGCACATAGGCAGAGCCAAGTATTTCCAAGCAGATCCTTCACTGGGCCTTTTCAGTCTCCTGGAGAACCACCTCCCTATCAG caggtACATGTCCCCTGAGACCCAGCAGCTGGTGGGGGGTGTGTTGGTGGGCACAGGCCTGTGGGTGGGGATCTTCTTCGTCATGAGGACGGGGCTGAAGGCGCTGCTCTCCTGGCACGGCTGGATGCATGTGGCACGGGGCACCATACCTTTGAAAGTCCGCCTCTGGATG GTTCTGGTGCGGCTCTTCTCTGGTCAACGCAACCCCATGCTCTACGACTTCCAGACGTCTCTGCCGCGGTTGCCCTTGCCTTCTGTGAAGGACACCATGAGAAGG TATCTGGAGTCTGTGCGGCCCCTGTTGTCTGATGATGAGTATTCGCGGATGGAGGGATTGTCCAAAGACTTTGAGAAGAATCTGGGGCCACGTCTGCAGTGGTACCTGCGCCTCAAGGCCTGGTGGTCCACTAACTAT GTGAGTGATTGGTGGGAGGAGTACATCTACCTCAGAGGCCGGGGCCCCATCATGGTCAACAGCAACTACTATGCAATG GACTTCCTGTATGTGTTCCCTACTCACCGGCAGGCAGCAAGGGCGGGAAATGCCATCCATCTCATCATGCTGTACCGCAGGCAACTGGACCGCGCTCAGATCAAACCG CTAATGCTTCAAAACACCATTCCCATGTGTTCATCCCAGTATGAGCGAATGTTCAACACCAGTCGTGTACCAGCAAGCCCAGACGGAG ATATGCTGCAGCACCACACGAACAGCAAGCATATCGTGGTGTACCACAAGGGGCGCTATTTCAAAGTCTGGATGTTCTATGATGGCCGTCTGCTGATGCCCAGAGAGATCGAGCAGCAGATGGAGTGCATCCTGGCCGACGACTCTCCCCCCCAGGACGGAGAGGAGGAGCTGGCCGCTCTCACTGCCGGAGACAG GGTGCCATGGGCCTGTGCTCGTGATGCCTACTTCAGACATGGACGCAACCGTCAGGCGTTAGATGCCGTGGAAAAGGCTGCTTTCTTTGTCACCCTTGACGACACTGAGCAGCGTTATGATGCGGAGAAGCCACTGGAGTCATTGGGCAACTACGCCAAGTCCCTTCTTCATGGGAAGTGCCACGACAG gtggTTTGATAAGACCTTCAACCTGATCGTCTTCAAGAATGGAACTATGGGACTGAACGCAGAGCACAGCTGGGCAGACGCTCCCATCATAGGACACCTGTGGGag CATGTGTTATCCAGTGACCCCATCAAACTGGGCTACACAGAAGAAGGACACTGCAATGGCACCCCCCACGCCAACATGCCTGGCCCCATGCGTCTGCAGTGGAGCATACCAACTGAG TGCCAGACCATGATCAGTAACTCTCTGGTGAGGGCCAAGGCGCTGGCTGATGATGtcgacatcatcatcatcccgtTCCACGACTTTGGGAAGGGTCTGATCAAGAAGTGCAGGACCAGCCCTGACGCCTTCATTCAGATAGCTCTGCAGCTGGCCCACTTtagg GATAAAGGGCGTTTCTGTCTGACGTATGAGGCCTCCATGACGCGCCTCTACAGGGAGGGCCGCACTGAGACTGTCCGCTCCTGCACCGTCGAAACCTGTGCCTTCGTCCGCGCCATGATCGACAAcgagcct AAGGAGAAGATGATGCAGCTTCTGAAGCAGGCAGCAGAAAAGCACCAGCAGAAGTACCGTGAGGCCATGACGGGGAAGGGCATCGACCGCCACCTCTTCTGCCTCTACGTCGTCTCCAAATACCTGGGCGAGGACTCCGACTTCCTTAAAGAG GTCCTGAGTCAGCCGTGGAGTCTCTCCACCAGTCAGACTCCACTGCAGCAGGTGGATCTGTTTGACCTGGCCAAGTACCCTGAGTATGTGTCCAGTGGAGGAGGCTTTGGACCG GTGGCAGATAATGGCTATGGAGTGTCATACGTGATCATTGGTGAGAACCTCATCAACTTCCACATCTCCAGCAAACATTCAAGCGCGGAAACG GACTCCAAGCGGTTTGGCGACAACATCAAGAAGGCCATGTTGGACATCCTGGGCCTGTTCAATCTGGAAGCAAAGCCTCTTAAGTga
- the katnb1 gene encoding katanin p80 WD40 repeat-containing subunit B1, translating to MAAANTTKTSWRLQEMVAHSSDVSSLALGKTSGRLLATGGEDCRVNIWAVNKPNCIMSLTGHTNSVECIQFSSSEEQVVAGSQSGSLRVWDLEAAKILRTLMGHKANICSLDFHPFGEYLASGSVDTNIKLWDVRRKGCVFRYKGHTQAVRCLAFSPDGKWLASASDDSTIKLWDLTAGKMITEFTSHTAAVNIVQFHPNEYLLASGSADRTIKLWDLEKFKMIGSSEGETGAVRCVAFSPDGGCLFSGSVDTLRVYGWEPDRCFDVVPVGWGKVADLAICNNQLIGVSSSLCTVSSYVVDLNRVKRSGSVIQGVIQDDKPLAEPPTKGATIRRNYERPITSCTGQRMKQNSESDRRSPEGERRSPSSEDEREEKESSAEITNPDDYKEIFAPRSAISRTPPKRTEPFLPPPDDAESFPVKPNHIDIVTPISDRAAPFNLKLQPIATSTPVLRVEPTIVATAPRSAPVVTSSVASANRPTVTTAKTKQQPAIIMSSRNKPIGLNVADFLPPGGMTDEEALAQIKKGHDTMCVMLTSRCKNLNTVRAVWANGDVKTSLDSAVSIKDLSIVVDILNIVNLKPSLWKLDLCTSILPQIEVLLQSKYESYVQTGCVSLKLILKRFWPLITDTLTAPPSVGVDITREERRQKCKTCYKQLLNLHKVVKNQAKQVGRHGSTFSELQLLMAPLDN from the exons ATGGCTGCGGCCAACACTACCAAGACCTCCTGGAGACTCC AGGAGATGGTAGCCCACAGTAGTGATGTGTCATCCCTGGCGCTGGGGAAGACCTCGGGACGCCTGCTTGCCACAGGTGGAGAGGACTGCAGAGTCAACATCTGGGCTGTCAACAAACCCAACTGCATCATG AGTTTGACAGGCCACACCAACTCAGTGGAGTGCATCCAGTTCAGCAGCTCTGAGGAGCAAGTGGTGGCAGGGTCCCAGTCTGGATCTCTGCGTGTGTGGGACCTGGAAGCAGCAAAAA TCTTGCGCACTCTGATGGGACACAAGGCTAACATCTGCAGTCTGGACTTCCACCCGTTTGGAGAGTACCTGGCCTCTGGGTCCGTGGACACTAATATAAAG CTATGGGATGTGAGGAGAAAAGGTTGTGTGTTCAGATATAAG GGTCACACTCAGGCTGTTCGTTGTCTGGCCTTCAGCCCTGATGGGAAGTGGCTTGCATCGGCCAGTGACGATAGCACCATAAAG ctgtggGACCTGACAGCAGGTAAAATGATCACAGagttcacctcacacacagcagcagtcaACATTGTTCAGTTTCACCCTAATGAGTATCTACTAGCCTCAGGTAGTGCAGACAG gACCATTAAACTGTGGGATCTGGAAAAATTCAAGATGATCGGCTCATCAGAGGGAGAAACTGGAGCAGTCAg GTGTGTAGCATTCAGCCCTGATGGGGGCTGTCTGTTCAGCGGCTCTGTGGACACGCTGCGTGTGTACGGTTGGGAGCCTGACCGCTGCTTTGATGTGGTGCCAGTGGGCTGGGGCAAGGTGGCAGACCTCGCCATCTGCAACAACCAGCTG ATTGGAGTGTCAAGCAGTCTTTGCACAGTGAGCTCATATGTGGTGGATCTGAACCGCGTCAAGCGCTCTGGCTCTGTGATCCAGGGGGTGATCCAGGATGACAAGCCGCTAGCAGAGCCACCAACCAAAGGAGCAACGATCCGGCGCAACTATGAGCGCCCCATCACCTCCTGCACCGGACAGAG gatGAAGCAGAACTCAGAGTCGGACAGGCGGAGTCCAGAGGGCGAGAGGCGGAGCCCCAGCAGTGAGGATGAgcgagaggagaaggagagcagcGCTGAGATCACCAACCCAGACGACTACAAAGAGATCTTCGCGCCACGCAGCGCTATCT CTCGGACTCCTCCCAAAAGAACTGAACCTTTCCTACCCCCACCAGACgatg CTGAAAGTTTCCCAGTGAAGCCCAATCACATCGACATTGTGACCCCCATATCAGACAGAGCAGCG CCTTTTAACCTGAAACTACAGCCCATTGCGACCTCCACGCCTGTGCTGAGGGTGGAGCCAACCATAGTAGCCACTGCCCCACGCTCTGCTCCAGTGGTGACATCATCAGTCGCCTCCGCCAACCGGCCCACTGTTACCACGGCGAAGACGAAGCAGCAGCCAGCCATAATCATGTCCTCACGGAACAAACCAATTGGACTCAACGTGGCAGACTTTCTACCG cctgGAGGAATGACAGACGAGGAGGCTTTGGCTCAGATCAAGAAAGGCCACGACaccatgtgtgtgatgttgaccAGCCGCTGCAAGAACCTGAACACTGTACGAGCTGTGTGGGCCAATGGAGATGTCAAG ACGTCCCTCGACTCTGCTGTGTCCATAAAGGATCTCTCGATAGTGGTGGACATTCTCAACATAGTCAACCTCAAACC GTCGCTATGGAAACTGGACCTGTGCACATCCATCCTGCCTCAGATTGAAGTGCTGCTGCAAAGCAAGTATGAGAG ttATGTGCAGACGGGATGTGTCTCTCTGAAGCTCATTCTGAAGCGCTTCTGGCCACTGatcacagatacactcacagcACCTCCTTCTGTAGGAGTGGACATCACACGggaggaaag GCGTCAGAAGTGTAAGACTTGCTACAAGCAGCTGCTGAACCTCCACAAAGTGGTGAAGAATCAAGCCAAGCAAGTGGGTCGCCATGGCAGCACTTTTTCAGAGCTCCAACTTTTGATGGCTCCTCTggacaactga